The following are encoded in a window of Brettanomyces bruxellensis chromosome 9, complete sequence genomic DNA:
- the LYS12 gene encoding homoisocitrate dehydrogenase yields MFSAARSSLRRAYSTAAPKKLTIGLIPGDGIGKEVIPAGQQVLQALPSKYGLTFDFMNLKAGFEEFKNTGVALPDETVQTLKTKCDGALFGAVSSPTHKVKGYSSPIVALRKKMGLYANVRPVKWVQGQGIPVDMVIVRENTEDLYIKEERIFNRNGEKVAEAIKRISEKASWKIGKIALEIALRRQKVREQTGDSIHKSASLTVVHKSNVLSVSDGLFRETISNLYKQDLAKYGSVEYKEQIVDSMVYKMFREPQIFDVVVAPNLYGDILSDGAAALVGSLGLVASANVGDNFVIGEPTHGSAPDIQGKGIANPIATIRSTAMMLEFMGYPEPAAQIMAAVDANLKENKITTPDLGGKSSTTDVVEDVLRRL; encoded by the coding sequence ATGTTTTCGGCCGCAAGATCAAGTCTTAGAAGGGCATATTCGACTGCTGCTCCAAAAAAGCTTACTATCGGTTTGATTCCAGGTGATGGTATCGGTAAAGAAGTTATTCCTGCCGGACAGCAGGTTTTGCAGGcattaccatcaaagtatGGTCTCACTTTCGATTTCATGAACCTCAAGGCTGGCTTTGAGGAGTTCAAGAATACAGGTGTTGCTCTTCCAGATGAAACTGTTCAAACTTTGAAGACTAAGTGTGATGGAGCTTTGTTTGGAGCCGTTTCTTCTCCAACCCACAAGGTTAAGGGATACTCATCTCCAATTGTTGCTcttagaaagaaaatgggcTTGTATGCTAACGTGAGACCGGTTAAATGGGTGCAAGGACAGGGAATCCCTGTTGATATGGTTATCGTCAGAGAGAACACCGAGGATTTGTACATCAAGGAAGAGAGAATTTTCAACAGAAATGGCGAGAAGGTCGCAGAGGCCATCAAGAGAATCAGTGAAAAGGCTTCCTGGAAGATAGGCAAGATTGCACTTGAGATTGCATTGAGAAGACAGAAGGTCAGAGAGCAGACTGGTGACTCCATTCACAAATCCGCATCTCTCACGGTGGTTCACAAGTCAAACGTGTTGTCCGTTTCCGATGGCTTATTCAGAGAGACCATCAGCAATCTCTACAAGCAGGACTTGGCCAAGTACGGCTCTGTCGAGTATAAAGAGCAGATTGTCGACTCTATGGTCTACAAGATGTTCAGGGAACCTCAAATCTTTGATGTTGTCGTGGCTCCAAACTTATATGGTGATATCTTGTCGGATGGTGCTGCCGCTTTGGTCGGATCCTTGGGTCTTGTTGCCTCTGCCAATGTTGGAGACAACTTCGTGATTGGAGAGCCAACTCATGGCTCTGCCCCAGATATACAAGGTAAAGGTATTGCAAACCCAATTGCAACCATCAGGTCTACTGCCATGATGCTTGAATTTATGGGATATCCAGAACCAGCAGCCCAGATTATGGCTGCTGTTGATGCCAACTTGAAGGAGAACAAGATTACGACTCCTGATCTTGGCGGTAAGTCCTCCACAACTGATGTTGTTGAGGATGTCTTGCGCAGATTGTAA
- a CDS encoding uncharacterized protein (BUSCO:EOG09263E5F), giving the protein MSSNIEIDGPSESSNGRKRSHDEIENGSAIKQEPTDGRIPEFADGDKMKEVKYTRDEKVDPNDVIVPITKPKLTYVPLKTGLCYDVRMRYHAKIYQSYLEYIDPHPEDPRRIYRIYKILAENGLINDPTLSGRDNIGDLMVKIPVRPATDAEILAVHTREHLEFIKKTTTMTKEQLLHETDVGDSVYFNNDSYSSAKLASGGAIEACKAVVEGRVKNALAVVRPPGHHAEPDAPGGFCLFSNVAVAARAILKNYPESVRKIAIVDWDVHHGNGTQKAFFNDPRVLYMSLHRYEQGKYYPGTPAGGADQVGEGAGIGFNVNVPWPTGGMGDAEYIYTFRKVIMPILYEFKPDFLIVSSGFDAAEGDPIGGCHVSPSGYSQMTHYMKTIAQGNICVVLEGGYNLDAISVSALRVAKVLLGEAPEVLQQSLPRPEAVQAVSDVIKVQSRYWKSLRPGYFGLDFTLPQLMGDYEALLKKSRDKTFVEVASKHSRLTDVVRLSQKENLFDTHQFVSLPIISEKKVETPSLKNQILASPNANETDTLLVIVHDPSRVWARRDPITGDLDPASAVTIDQTLRFIDWGLKQKYGIIDINVPVTITGENDIYYNNISAAQDILLYLWDNYIQYFKAQKIAFIGAGDAYNGVVHLCGHREVRHTVMASINFIDGVTALRAIVSSIDESIVDWFHHNSLVFTNHQHICWGNADKHTNAKKPRKKYGRVIRADCEGLDNVIDERFDEACDFILDSFEESDESETE; this is encoded by the coding sequence ATGAGCtcaaatattgaaatcGATGGTCCGTCGGAGTCCTCGAATGGCAGGAAGAGGTCGCACGATGAGATTGAAAATGGTTCGGCGATAAAGCAAGAGCCCACCGATGGGAGAATTCCGGAGTTTGCTGATGGTGATAAGATGAAGGAAGTGAAATATACAAGAGACGAAAAAGTTGATCCAAACGATGTGATCGTTCCTATCACAAAACCAAAGCTAACATACGTTCCTTTGAAGACAGGCTTATGTTATGATGTGCGGATGCGATATCACGCAAAAATATACCAATCATACTTGGAGTACATTGATCCGCATCCGGAGGACCCAAGGCGCATTTACAGGATTTATAAGATCCTAGCTGAGAATGGATTGATCAACGATCCAACTCTTTCGGGAAGAGACAACATCGGTGACTTAATGGTGAAAATTCCGGTGAGGCCAGCAACAGATGCCGAAATATTGGCTGTGCATACCCGGGAACATCTAGAATTTATCAAGAAGACCACCACAATGACCAAAGAGCAGTTATTGCATGAAACGGATGTTGGTGACTCGGTTTATTTCAACAACGATTCCTATTCGAGTGCCAAGCTTGCATCCGGAGGAGCAATTGAGGCGTGCAAAGCTGTCGTTGAAGGTCGTGTAAAAAACGCACTTGCAGTTGTGAGACCTCCGGGACATCATGCTGAGCCAGATGCTCCAGGTGGgttttgtcttttttcaaacGTCGCAGTTGCTGCCAGAGCCATCTTGAAGAATTACCCAGAGTCTGTTCGGAAAATCGCAATTGTGGACTGGGATGTTCACCACGGTAACGGAACTCAAAAGGCCTTTTTCAATGATCCGCGTGTTTTGTACATGTCCCTTCATAGGTACGAACAGGGCAAATATTACCCGGGAACACCTGCAGGAGGAGCCGATCAAGTTGGAGAAGGTGCCGGTATTGGATTTAATGTAAACGTTCCATGGCCGACCGGAGGAATGGGCGATGCCGAGTATATTTATACATTCCGGAAGGTGATCATGCCAATATTGTACGAGTTTAAGCCTGATTTCCTCATAGTTTCGTCAGGTTTCGACGCGGCAGAGGGTGATCCAATCGGAGGATGCCATGTTTCTCCATCTGGATACAGTCAGATGACTCACTACATGAAGACCATAGCTCAGGGAAACATTTGCGTGGTTCTTGAAGGTGGATACAATCTAGATGCGATCTCCGTGAGTGCACTTCGAGTTGCAAAAGTACTACTTGGTGAAGCTCCAGAGGTTCTGCAGCAGAGTTTACCAAGACCAGAAGCCGTTCAGGCTGTCTCGGATGTCATCAAGGTGCAATCCAGATACTGGAAGTCGCTTCGACCAGGATACTTCGGTCTTGATTTCACGTTGCCGCAGCTGATGGGTGATTATGAGGCCCTGCTGAAGAAATCAAGAGACAAGACGTTTGTTGAAGTGGCAAGCAAGCATTCCAGATTGACGGACGTTGTTCGTTTGTCGCAGAAAGAGAACTTGTTTGACACACACCAATTCGTGTCGTTGCCTATTATCTCCGAGAAGAAGGTGGAGACTCCATCGCTGAAAAACCAGATATTGGCATCACCGAATGCGAACGAGACTGACACTCTATTGGTCATAGTACACGACCCTTCACGTGTGTGGGCTCGCCGTGATCCAATTACAGGAGACTTGGATCCTGCTTCTGCAGTTACAATCGACCAGACACTCCGATTTATAGACTGGGGCCTGAAACAGAAATACGGAATTATCGATATCAACGTTCCAGTGACGATAACCGGAGAAAATGATATTTACTACAACAACATTAGCGCGGCCCAGGATATTTTGCTCTATTTATGGGATAATTACATTCAATACTTCAAAGCGCAGAAAATTGCATTTATCGGTGCCGGAGATGCGTATAATGGGGTGGTACATCTATGTGGTCACAGAGAGGTTAGGCACACTGTAATGGCTTCGATAAACTTCATAGACGGCGTGACGGCTCTCCGTGCCATAGTTTCGTCGATCGACGAGTCGATTGTGGACTGGTTCCACCACAATTCGCTTGTGTTTACGAATCATCAGCATATTTGCTGGGGTAATGCCGACAAGCACACCAATGCAAAGAAGCCAAGAAAGAAGTATGGAAGAGTGATACGAGCCGATTGCGAAGGCTTGGACAATGTGATAGATGAGAGATTTGACGAGGCATGCGACTTTATTCTTGATTCGTTCGAGGAATCGGACGAGAGCGAGACCGAGTGA
- a CDS encoding uncharacterized protein (BUSCO:EOG09260RVQ) produces the protein MKSGPPPSFMLPKKPQNEECLENAGEDDSNKDEEAGNEDDEVNEEDQENGADTIANEEKKGAEIPAIGDLNDLDDDDNFIIDKNEMVETSDDQDLLSSPSSKISLESEGEQEIDGFTNFNMILEYPKLKFDYKLLDTFDEGLMDWFSAKDLQNLRDVKLLALSSKYHNNISLFLKKTGLQLKSLLSSDDDSVSYDAQILKHIIGILYISLGSYGDAIDKEQLNKRIKDNSHKLVHEDILIRQIINITLSRANKLADAGNCENNISARCLKLWSSEMFYTLTILHIISLVYLKYLKDDESEYFKLVDLFDHANVLEEVTKVIDKWRWISCESERNDPASIINSFSKGNIPENKEDISRSTSQKKNIDASNSPAKSQKSLNIVMSFKLRNIVIFLGDLILLEFGNLEDLKSTRDYLEFRNDKKGNPEKSKLSSSLTVSPIDYRRYRENLVARYPTFTPPKYNVSEILKLSLRNEKDTPTTTLPDITSSISMLSSEGKARSIEDESISDGSKLTESPPPEIHIATPMPSPSLTPQSTGGSGNFSTLEDADADVRRRLNPSQSSYPNIYPLSRKVPYSIEEASNILYQHVSDDFNSKQFVSVFEQFVRDEKGLKTETDYMNSNSGSDPYKYTQEDIKQNPMFVHELKSLQRVEKYYKNCLSYFSSLIYVLIQIFSSNVIPLRGNERPFHKIGQHSHASYPYMNGSQESTEEDDKLPYIPSKLTCSEKQKLEVLRMKESTLKSSSTIIVLLSKWFKTSHILKYEYFLSLLFDSNFITQSFRLLNSNKIHSRWSHSYDFKDPDSLMKNRLIYCDYEALYQLNDYNFYLKALSLSSEARTPNTTEIDEKAIYEHIFDLSERNSDKSALSFILPFNAQCNLTVERPNSRYCVIVTNIFEEIYMMISHFKIQRIYKLLETRPTDTLRFYLTLFNKTLYKPILKIIKLMSPFSGKKWRANNMDMISFVYLFYKIGLRDRWLTNYFTGTLEERLKVSYENEFSLRCLLKYYNVKNYSEILKKFGYNTQGEKFLNSLRKENENFFDTQLMDGNQNDEFHDYLKLE, from the coding sequence ATGAAAAGCGGTCCTCCGCCAAGTTTTATGCTTCCTAAAAAGCCACAAAATGAAGAATGCCTAGAGAATGCAGGTGAAGATGATAGTaacaaagatgaagaagcaggaaacgaagatgatgaagtaAATGAAGAAGACCAGGAAAATGGTGCTGATACAATTGccaatgaagaaaaaaaaggtgctGAAATACCCGCTATCGGTGATCTAAACGATCTGGATGATGACGACAACTTTATTattgataaaaatgaaatggtTGAGACAAGTGATGACCAAGATCTCTTGTCATCCCCCAGCAGTAAGATATCTCTTGAATCAGAAGGAGAACAGGAAATAGACGGATTTACGAACTTCAACATGATTTTAGAATATCCAAAGTTGAAGTTTGATTATAAACTATTGGATACATTTGATGAAGGGCTTATGGATTGGTTTAGTGCGAAGgatcttcaaaatcttAGAGATGTGAAATTGTTGGCCCTATCCTCGAAATATCACAATAATATTTCCCTTTTCTTAAAGAAAACAGGCTTGCAATTAAAATCATTACTTTCAAGTGATGATGACAGCGTATCCTACGATGCTCAAATTCTAAAGCATATTATTGGTATATTGTATATTAGTCTAGGGTCGTACGGGGATGCCATAGACAAGGAGCAACTgaataaaagaataaaggATAATTCACATAAATTAGTTCATGAAGATATACTAATACGGCAAATCATAAATATAACACTATCACGGGCAAACAAGCTAGCGGATGCAGGCAATTgcgaaaataatatatctgCTAGGTGCTTGAAGCTTTGGTCCTCCGAAATGTTTTACACATTGACAATCTTGCACATAATATCATTAGTGTATTTGAAGTATCtgaaagatgatgaatcaGAGTATTTCAAATTGgttgatctttttgatcaCGCAAATGTGCTTGAAGAGGTCACGAAGGTAATAGACAAGTGGAGATGGATTTCATGCGAATCTGAAAGAAACGATCCTGCTAGTAttataaattcattttctaaAGGTAATATTCCAGAAAATAAGGAAGACATTAGTCGTTCCAcaagtcaaaaaaagaatattgaCGCCTCAAATTCTCCAGCAAAATCGCAAAAgtctttgaatattgttATGTCGTTTAAACTTCGAAACATTGTGATATTTTTGGGTGACCTAATACTTTTGGAATTCGGTAATTTGGAGGATTTAAAGAGCACACGAGATTACCTAGAATTTAGAAACGACAAAAAAGGGAATCCAGAGAAATCGAAATTGAGCAGTTCACTTACTGTTTCTCCTATCGATTACAGAAGGTACAGAGAGAATTTGGTTGCTCGTTATCCTACGTTCACTCCACCAAAGTACAACGTTTCAGAAATATTGAAGTTATCTTTACGAAATGAAAAGGACACTCCAACGACAACTTTGCCAGATATCACGAGTTCCATATCGATGCTTAGTTCTGAAGGTAAAGCGAGATCAATAGAGGATGAAAGCATCAGTGATGGCTCAAAACTGACTGAGTCACCTCCTCCTGAAATACACATAGCTACTCCAATGCCATCACCATCTCTTACACCTCAGAGTACGGGTGGATCCGGTAACTTTTCAACACTTGAAGATGCGGATGCAGATGTTAGAAGACGTTTAAATCCTTCCCAGTCCAGTTATCCAAATATATACCCTCTTAGTCGGAAAGTGCCATACAGTATTGAAGAGGCCAGCAATATTCTCTATCAGCACGTGAGCGATGACTTCAATTCCAAACAGTTTGTTTCCGTGTTTGAACAATTTGTCCGTGATGAAAAGGGATTAAAGACCGAGACTGATTACATGAATTCGAATAGTGGATCAGATCCATATAAATATACGCAGGAGGATATCAAGCAGAATCCTATGTTTGTACATGAGCTTAAATCATTGCAAAGAGTCGAAAAGTATTATAAGAATTGTCTCTCTTATTTTAGCTCCTTGATATATGTAttgattcaaattttttcatcaaacgTTATCCCTCTACGTGGAAATGAACGGCCATTCCACAAAATAGGCCAACACTCACATGCAAGCTACCCCTATATGAATGGATCACAGGAAAGTACcgaggaagatgataaatTGCCATATATTCCTTCCAAATTAACGTGCAGTGAGAAACAGAAGCTTGAAGTTTTGCGCATGAAGGAATCAACCTTAAAAAGTTCATCCACTATCATTGTTTTATTATCCAAATGGTTCAAGACTTCGCACATTCTTAAATATGAGTACTTTCTGTCACTTTTGTTTGACAGCAATTTCATTACTCAATCATTCAGGTTGCTAAACAGTAACAAAATTCACTCCAGATGGAGCCATTCATATGATTTCAAAGATCCGGACAGCCTGATGAAGAACCGTCTAATCTATTGTGACTATGAGGCTTTGTATCAATTGAATgattataatttttatttgaaggCTTTAAGTCTCTCCTCAGAAGCAAGAACTCCAAATACTACAGAGATAGACGAGAAGGCTATTTATGAAcatatatttgatttaaGTGAGCGGAATTCTGATAAAAGTGCACTATCATTCATTCTACCTTTTAATGCACAATGCAATTTAACAGTGGAAAGACCAAATAGCCGATATTGTGTGATTGTgacaaatatttttgaggAGATATACATGATGATATCGCATTTCAAGATTCAACGGATATATAAACTACTTGAAACGCGGCCAACAGATACTTTGAGGTTTTACTTGActcttttcaacaaaacTTTGTACAAGCCGATACTAAAAATCATCAAACTAATGAGTCCATTTAGTGGTAAGAAATGGAGAGCGAACAACATGGACATGATTTCGTTTGTTTATCTATTTTACAAGATTGGATTACGGGATAGATGGTTGACAAATTATTTCACTGGAACTCTTGAGGAACGCTTAAAGGTTTCATATGAAAACGAATTTTCTTTACGGTGCcttttaaaatattataatgTCAAGAACTAttctgaaattttgaagaagttcgGCTATAATACACAGGGAGAGAAGTTTTTAAACAGTCTGAGAAAGGAGAatgaaaacttttttgaCACGCAATTGATGGATGGTAATCAAAATGATGAATTTCATGATTATCTTAAGCTCGAGTGA
- a CDS encoding uncharacterized protein (BUSCO:EOG09262341), with amino-acid sequence MKIPSIPLELTQNVQKHNLDLAYILPNIAACSAPTDKKVKKLYQNSLKTLCGVLNENHGKHNWMIVNLRTEKYGYDPKLVEVYGGLFEYRPFLDNNAIPLDEFIDTIHFIDQFMAADNRRAVIVHCRHGKGRTGSLIVGYIMYKYGVSFDKANTLFVKRRKIYRHGVSVPSQVRYLRYYEGLLNSSELRATYIRLREVPIKIKVQKLVVHNLNKKYSLGTLGIQCQTFADHGASLVLVSKLKDRKADKGEKADVVDLICIPSKKAYCESPEISFQLTMRMNSLTVFMLWFFVNCYLENIMSFDNSQTIGSIKQEEMNIDIPWERMDGYRGSNGRGYRFFDSVSVTLEMI; translated from the coding sequence GGCATATATCTTACCGAATATAGCTGCATGCTCGGCTCCAACAGAcaagaaagtgaagaaattGTACCAAAACAGCCTTAAAACATTATGTGGTGTTCTCAATGAGAATCACGGAAAACACAATTGGATGATTGTGAATCTTAGAACAGAGAAATACGGCTATGACCCCAAATTAGTGGAAGTTTATGGTGGCTTGTTCGAATACAGACCCTTCCTAGATAACAATGCTATTCCacttgatgaatttattGATACCATTCACTTCATAGATCAGTTCATGGCTGCAGATAATCGCAGGGCAGTAATTGTACACTGCAGACACGGAAAGGGCCGAACTGGCTCTCTTATAGTGGGATACATAATGTATAAATATGGAGTGTCCTTTGACAAAGCCAACACACTTTttgtcaaaagaagaaaaatatatagaCACGGTGTGTCAGTACCATCCCAAGTCAGATACCTCCGTTATTATGAGGGGTTATTGAATTCATCAGAATTGAGGGCTACGTATATTCGATTAAGAGAAGTTCCAATAAAGATCAAAGTACAAAAACTTGTGGTACATAACctgaacaaaaaatattctttaGGTACTTTAGGCATACAGTGCCAAACGTTTGCCGATCATGGTGCCAGTCTTGTGCTTGTTTCCAAGCTAAAAGATCGAAAAGCAGATAAGGGGGAGAAAGCAGATGTGGTTGATTTGATATGTATTCCATCCAAAAAAGCTTATTGTGAATCTCCAGAAATCTCCTTTCAGTTGACAATGCGGATGAATTCACTCACGGTATTTATGCTATGGTTTTTTGTGAACTGTTATCTGGAAAACATCATGTCTTTCGACAACAGCCAAACTATCGGGAGTATCAAACaggaagaaatgaatataGATATACCCTGGGAAAGAATGGATGGATATCGAGGGTCCAATGGAAGAGGCTATAGATTTTTCGACTCAGTGAGTGTGACTCTCGAGATGATATAA